The Pseudomonas pergaminensis nucleotide sequence CAGTGGCACCGGCCAGATCATCCTCGCCGGCATTGCCGGCTCGCAGCTGTTCAATGCACTCACCGCGTTTCTGATCACCAAGTCGGCCAGTTCCGAACAGGCGCGCGGCATCATGTTCTGGCTGCTGGGCAACCTCAGCGGCGTGCGCTGGCCCTCGGTGTGGCTGGCGGTGCCGGTAGCGGTCGCTGGGTTGGCCGTGTGCCTGTGGCACCGGCGGGCGCTGGATGCGTTTACCTTCGGCAGCGACTCGGCGGCGTCCCTTGGTATCCCGGTGCGCCGCGTGCAATTTGTGCTGGTGGGATGCGCGGCCCTGGTGACGGCGGTGATGGTGTCGATTGTCGGCTCCATCGGCTTTGTCGGGCTGGTGATTCCCCACGCCGTGCGCTTGCTGCTCGGCACCGGGCATTCACGCCTGCTGCCGGCGAGTGCGTTGGGCGGTGCGCTGTTTTTGATTGCGGCGGACGTGCTTTCACGCACCTTGATCAAGGGCCAGGTGATTCCGGTCGGCGTGGTCACTGCGCTGGTCGGCGCGCCGGTGTTTGCGCTGATCCTGATCGGCCGGAGGAATGCGCGATGACGGTACTGAGCTGCACGGGGTTAGGCTTCAAAGTACGCGAGGTCGAGTTGCTGCGCGATATTCACTTGGACGTTCATCTGGGTGAAACCCTGGGAATTGTCGGGCCGAACGGCTCCGGCAAGTCCACTTTGCTCAAGCTGCTCGCCGGCCTGCGCACGCCGGCGGCCGGCGACGTGTTGCTGGGCGGCCAGCGCCTGGGCACGCTATCGCGCCGCGCCATCGCACAACAACTGGCCGTGGTGGAACAGCAGGCCGACACCGACGACGCCATCCGCGTGTTCGACGCCGTGGCGCTGGGCCGTACACCGTGGCTGTCGGCGCTGAGCCCGTGGTCCAGTGACGACGACGCCATCGTGAACCAGGCCTTGCATGACGTCGACGCCATCCACCTGAGCCAACGCGCCTGGCGCAGTCTCTCGGGCGGTGAACGCCAACGGGTGCACATCGCCCGTGCGTTGGCGCAACGGCCGCAGATCCTGTTGTTGGATGAGCCGACCAATCACCTGGATATCCAGCATCAGTTGGGGATCTTGAAGGGTGTACAAGGCTTGCCCGTCACCACCCTGATTGCCCTGCATGACCTCAACCAGGCGCTCACCTGCGACCGCCTGGCGGTGCTGGATCACGGGCGGTTGGTCGCCCTGGGAGAACCGCTGGAAGTGCTGACCGCGCAACGGTTGCAGGAGACGTTCGGGGTGCAGGCGCATTACCTGACAGACCCGTTCGATGGGGCGCAGATACTGCGGCTACGCCCAAACTGATCAACGCATCCCACTGTAGGAGTCGGCTCCGACAGTGGGCGTTGGTGTTAGAGGGTGCGCTGCATATGCGTCGTGCGCCACACCGGGTCAGCGTCCACATCCACCACCTCGAACCCCTGCCGAAGCCAAAAATCAATCGCCCCCGGCAAAAACGGATGGGTGTGCAGGTACATCACCGCGACCCGTTGTGCTTTGGCCTGCGCCTCCAGCGCACGGTACAACTCGCCCGCCAGGCCAAAGCGGCGAAACGCCGGCAGCACAAACAGGCGCACCACCTCCACGGTCCTGTAGCCGTGGTAATTCAACTGCGGGAAACGCCCGTCATAGGGCAGGTAGCCGATGGCAGCGACGATCTGGCCCTCATCACGCGCGATCAGAAATCGCCCATCGCCGTGCAGATAAATCGCCTCGAAATGCGCCAGGTCCGCCGGCATGCCTGTCGCAGTGAGCGTGGGAAACAGCTCGGCACGGGCTTGCAGCACAAACCTCACTACCTCAGGGATATCCGCCGCCGTGACCGCCTGAATGATGGGCCCTGGGCTCATGCAACCTCGATCTGCGTAATCCCTACCACCTGTGCCTGCTCCAGAATTTCCTCCGGCGTCGCATCCGCAGGCGGCAGGATCAAGCCATTCTCCGCATCGCCAAAATGCAACTGCAGCAGGTGCAACGCCGCTTCATGCACCGGCAATTGAAGTTGCTTGAGTTCGAATACCTGGGTGCGGGGCTCGTTGTTGAACAAGTAGTCGAGGGTGAATTCGCGCATGGGGGAGTCCTTTTTATAGAAGAAGAGCAACTGATTAACCTGACTCATCGATCAGGTTTTAAGTTCCCAAACCCATTTGCGCGCTCATAGCGAAGGTAGCCATGGGCGTCTGTCCCCACCGTGATAAACCCTGCACCTTCATACATCAGCCGGGCAGGGTTATCAGGGCGCACGCTCAAACTCAGGTGAGTGCAGCCGCTGCCCAACGCCGCAACCCCATAAGCGTCCAGCAACGCCCGACCTATCCCTTTGCGCCGATGAGCTTCGCTGACATTGATCGTGTACAGCTCGGCGAAACCGTCCTCGGGCTTCCATAGCGAATACCCGACAAACTGACCGTCCAGCACCGCGACCGTGAGCAGCTCGAAGTTATCGACCCACAGCGCGAGGTTGCGCTCCACCTGCGAGCGCCAACCGGCTTCGTGAGTAGGCTCCCACTGTTGGATGTAGGCCAACTCCCCTCGGTAGATTGACGGTAGGTCAGTGACAATCGCTGGGCGTAGGCTCAGTGCATTCACAGGCACGTATTTTCCTTGGCGCTTTATTGGAAGGCGCAAGATTACTTGGACGATGTAAGGTTGAGTACTTCCCCGCTCACTCGCTGGCTTATCCACTCACGGCAACAGGCAAGCACTTCCTTCCCCATCACCACCGGAAAATGAATAAACCCATGCGCCGCCTCCGGCAACAGGTACGCTTCAGCCCCTGGCCAGCGCTCAGCAATCAACAGTGTGTCATCCTTCAAAGGGTCCAGCTCTCCCACAAACATCAACGCCGGTGGCAGGCCCTCGAAGTCGCCGTACAATGGTGACAGCGGCGGCCGGCGGCGCTCGTCATCGCTCAACCCCGGCGTGAGCATGCGCAGCGCCTCGACCATGCCCGGCCCGTCCAGCAACAGCGTGTCCGGCCCCGCCGCGCGCACGCTGGGTGTGCCGGTCAAGTCGTAGACGCCGTAATACAACACCGCCCCGCTCACCCGCTGGAGCAGCGCTGGCCATTGCTTCAGCGCGAGCAAGGTGGCCGCTGCCAGGTGCCCACCGGCCGATTCACCGACGACGAACACCGGCAGGCCAGCGAATTCCTCGGCGGTGAGCAACCAACGCGCGGCCGCCAGGCAGTCGTCCATCAGCCCTTCGACCGGCGTGTCGACCGCCAGCCGATAATCCACCGACACCACCGTCACGTCGCAGGCATTGACCATCCCCAGGTTCAGGTCGTCATCCATCTGCGCATTGCCGATCACCAAGCCGCCGCCGTGGATATCCAGCACCACACCTTTAGGCTTGCCGCTGGGGCGCAGGATGCGCACGGGGACTGAATCGACGTAATGGGTTTCAGCCACAGGGGCTTGCTTGATCTTCTGACTGACCCGCAACAGCGCCTGGATCAAACGCGGCGTGACGCGATTGCGGATCTTGAAGCGCGGCAACCAGGCGAGTTTCTGGTTGAATCGGCGCATCTCGGCCAGTTCGGGCTCACTGGCGGGCCAGGGTTTAACGGCCATCAGCGGTTATTGCGCAGGATCGAAAAGTTCAGCGCCGCCGCCACGCACAGCCACGCCAGGTAAGGGAACAGAATCAAGCCAGTGATCAGATCCAGACGCACCGCCAACACCACCATCGCCGCCACCGTGACCCACAGCACCGTGATAATCACCATCGCGGCGAGGATGCGATGGGCACCGAAGAACACCGGCGTCCACAGGGTGTTCAACGCAATCTGCGCCGCCCACAAGGCCAGCACCATTTGGCTGCCTGGAATCAGGCTGAGGCGGTATCCGGCCCAAGCCAGCAGCAAGTAGATAATCGTCCACGCCACCGGGAACAACCAATTGGGCGGGGTGAAGCTGGGTTTAACCAGGGATTCGTACCAGGCACCCGGCTTGAAAATAATGCCGGTGCTGGCGGCAGCGGCGCAGGCGAGCAGGAAGATGAAGAAGGTCATAGTCGGTCCTTGGCTGGGCATTTCAAGCTTGGACGTGCAGGACGCGGGTAAAAGTTCACTGCGGTTTCAATGTAAAGCTGACTGCGAGGCGGTGGCACTGCCAGTATTTTTGTTGACTGGTACACCGCGTTCGCAGCCTCGCTAAAGCTCGACAGCTCCCACAGGGAGCCGCGTACCTGGTGGAGTTTCAGCCGTCTGTGCAAATGTCAGCCACACCCCAGATCTAATGTGGGAGCTGACGAGCCCCGGCGAGGCTGCGATGGCGGCGGCACTGCCAGCATTTTCGTTGACTGATACACCGCTTTCGCAGCCTCGCTAAAGCTCGACAGCTCCCACAAGGGTCCGCGTACCTGGCGGAATTTCAGCTATCTGTGCAAATGTCAGCCACGCCCCAGATCTAATGTGGGAGCTGTCGAGCCCCGGCGAGGCTGCGATGGCGGCGGCACTGCCAGTATTTTAGTTGACTGATACACCGCTTTCGCAGCCTCGCTAAAGCTCGACAGCTCCCACAGGGGGCCGCGTACCTGGCGGAGTTTCAGCCATCTGTGCAAATGTCAGCCACGCCCCAGATCTAATGTGGGAGCTGTCGAGCCCCGGCGAGGCTGCGATGGCGGCGGCACTGCCAGCATTTTCGTTGACTGATACACCGCTTTCGCAGCCTCGCTAAAGCTCGACAGCTCCCACAATTCTCAACCAAGGCCAGCGCGCTTGATAACTGCGGGCCTTTTGCGCGAACAACTCAGGTTCTCGATGCACCGGGTTGATGCGCAGCACGCCCTGCGCCACATCCTTCAGCCCATACGGCGCGTACAGTTCGCCCGTGGCAATCTCCAACCCAATGCACGTACCCGCCACCAAGTAACGATCAATCCCTTGTTTGGCCGAGTGCAACGGCGGATAAGGTCGACCAAACCGCTCGGCGTACCAGAGATGAACCCGCGCTTGGTTCTTCACTTCCACATTCACGCCCAGGTCCTGAAACAACCCCTCGGCCCTGCGGATCACCCTGTCCTCGGCCTCGTAGGACAGGTCGGTATCAAAGTAGAAGACGTCGTAGTCCTTAACGCCCTGGGCTGCAGGCAGATTCGACTGATGATTCCACACCGCCTGGAACAGGCAGCCCGCCGTGAGAAAACACTGGTCTACCTCCAAGTCAGGCAGGCGCGCGGTGATTTCGGCGTTGATGGGGTTGGCCATGGCCAGGTTGATCAGGGTTTCGACGGTCAATGTCATGGGCACTCCTTGAGGTGTCACCAGCCTACACGACCGAGAAGAGGATTTCGTGACCGACACGCCTAAATCAAACCCAGCGTCAGTGCCTTCAGCGTGGCGGCCGCACGCGTTGTGCACTCCAATTTGCGAAACACGCTTTCCACGTGGGTGCGCACGGTGCTCGGGCTAATGCCTAGTTGGCGCGCCACTTCCTTGTTGCTGCCACCTTTACTGATGCGCTGCAAAATCTCGGTTTCGCGCTCGGTCAGCGGGCCATTGCTGGCCTTGCAGCCTTTGACCGACAGCTCGCCCCGCGCCGCAGCGATCACCGCCTGGCACGCGCGAGGGTCGAAGCGCCCCTGCTGCGCCTCATCCAACAGCACGCGTTCAGCCCCTTCCTCGCTGAACGCTGGCCGCCACGGACGCTCGCTGCGCAAGGCCTCCCAGGCCAGCGTGGCGGTGAGCAAGCGGTGCTCGTCCGTCAGTGCATCGCCGCTGAGGCTGCGGAAGTACCCACTGCCGTCCAGCCGCTCATAGGCGTGGGCTGCCAATTGCCCCGGCACCGCGAGCGCGGGAATCTGGCCGCACACGCGGGACGTCCAGTAGGGCACCAAACGGGCCTGCTCGAGGTCGTCGTCCAGCAGCGCACTGGGGCTGTTCCAGATGCGATTGGGCACCGCCGCCCGGCCGATACCGTGAATCAATGCCGCCTGGCTCAGGTGATTGGTAGTGGTGTGCGACAGGCCACACAGGCCCGCCGCCACGCGCACCAATTCGGCCGAACGCCGCGAATACCCGGCGAGCCAGGGCAACTTGAGGTCGATCACGTCGCCCACCAGGGTCAACGGCACCTCACGTAGCTCGGTGCGCGCGCAAGCCAACCCCTCCGGTACTGAACGCAATTGCTCCAGCCAGTCCTCGGCGTGCCGCGACAGCTCGGCGATCAGTGCACCCGGATAGCGTTGATCACGCTGGCCTGCGATCCATTGCAACGCCATCTCAAGGCCGTGCACCCGCGACAGAATCTCCAGGTCGCCCGCCAGCACCACCCAATAGACCACTTCCGGCACCTGTGGATGGCGCAGGCCAAAGGGTCTGCCGCCGCCGTCGAACTGCTCGAACACATTGCGCAGGCCGCGCTCAACGCCGGCGTTAAGCCCCAAGGTGCGCGCGATGTCGCCGGACACCTCGCAATGCACCTGCGCCAACCCCGTCGCCTGGCCCACAGCGCGCACGCCCGCCGCGTCGAGGGTCTGGCTGAGCATCGCGTTGCGGCCCTGCACGTCGTCGCCGAGCAACGCGGTAAAACCGTCCGCATTGGCCGTGCACCCCGACCAGCGCAGCAGCGCCACCTGGCGGCCGATGTCGATGTGCTCGCCGTCGCCGTGGCAGGCCTGGCCCAGCAGCTGCACCAGGCGTGCCGTGCGGCGCGACTGGCCGAACGGCTGGCCCATGCTCAAGTCGCCGACCATGGACAACGCCAGGATCGCGCCGTCCATCTCAATGCAGTCAGTGTCGTCCATACGCCTCTCCGCTCAGATTATTTGGCCGGCCTCGGATAAACGACCGATACCCGCGCGCCCCCGCAATGCCGACACTGGCGTCACCCCCAACCGGAGACACCGCCATGTTCAAGCCCAAAGCAATCGCCCTCGCACTCGCCATGACCACTTCGCTTTTCGCCAGCGCCAGCTTCGCCGCCCAACCCTCGGTGGTGATCGTGCACGGTGCCTTTGCCGACGGTTCCGACTGGGCCAAGGTGGTGCCGCTGCTGCAAACCCAAGGTATCAAGGTGACCGTGGTGCAAAACCCGCTGACCTCCCTGGCCGACGACGTCGCCGCTACCCAACGCGTGCTCAACAACCAGGACGGCAACGTCGTACTGGTCGGGCATTCCTGGGGCGGCACCGTGATCAGCGAGGCCGGCACTGACAAGAAAGTGCGCAGCCTGGTCTACGTCGCCGCCTTCGCACCGGATGCAGGCCAAGCCAGCAAAGACCTGGGCAAAGACTACCCCGCCCCGACCGGCGTCAAAGACATTACAGCTGATAAAAACGGCTTTCTCTACATGACCGCGCAAGGCATGGCCACCGGCTTCGCCCAGGACCTGTCACCTGAGCAGACCGCCGTGATGGCCGCGACCCAAGGCCCGATCCGCGCCTCGGCCTTTGACGACAAAACCAGCGTCGCCGCCTGGAAAGGCAAGCCGTCGTGGTACGTGGTGGCCCGTGACGACCGCATGATCCAGCCCGACCTGCAGCGCGCCTTCGCCAAGAAAATCGGAGCACAGGTCACTGAGATCCCGGCCAGCCATGTGCCTCAACAATCGCGCCCGGCCGACGTGGCCAGGGTGATCATCCAGGCCGTGCAGCAAAGCCAGTAACGACCGGCATTCTCACAACGGGCCAGGCACTTATCAAGAACGCACGAAAAAGTAAGTGCCTGACTTTACTTGCATCAAGCGGATGGAAACGGATTCATGTCCAGCGATAATTTTGACTTCATTGTATGTGGCGCCGGCGCATCCGGCTCTGTAGTCGCCGGCCGACTGGCGGAAAACCCCGACGTTCGTGTGCTGCTGATCGAAGCCGGTGGCACTGACGACCACCCCGACATCGAACAGCCCGGCCACTGGCCGCTGAACCTGGGCACTGACCGCGACTGGAACTTCACCGCGGCCGCCAACCCGCACATCAATCACCGACAGCTCCCGCTGAGCATGGGCCGGGGCCTGGGTGGCGGGTCGAGCATCAATGTGATGCTGTGGGCGCGAGGGCACAAAAACGACTGGGAAGACTTCGCCACAGAAAGCGGCGACCCGGCCTGGAATTACGCCTCCGTGCTCAAGCTGTACCAGCGCATCGAACACTACCAAGGCACCAGCGACCCAACCCGACGCGGCACTGACGGCCCGGTTCACATTCAACCGGCGTCGGGGGCCCAGCCCATCGCCCACGCCCTGCTCGACGCCGCCCGCGCGATGGACATCCCGACCTTTGAAAGCCCCAACGGCCTGATGATGGAAGGTCGTGGCGGCGCGGCCATCAACGACTTGATCATCAAGGACGGCAAACGCCACTCCATTTATCGCGCCTATGTGCGACCACGGCCCAACCTCACCGTGCTGACCGACACGCTGGTGAGCCGGCTGCTGTTCGACGGCCAGCGGGTGGTGGGCGTTGAAGCGTTGCGCGACGGGCAGACCCAGCGCTACCAGGCCGGCCACGAAGTGATCCTGTCCCTTGGCGCAATCAACACGCCCAAAGTGCTGATGCAGTCTGGCATCGGGCCTGAGCAGGAATTGCGGCGCCACGGCATCGCGCTTCGCCAGCACCTGCCCGGTGTCGGGGCGAACCATCAGGACCACGTGTCCTTCGCCGCCATCTTCGAATACGCCACGCCCCAACCCGTGGGCTACGGCGGCTCCGAAGCCACGCTGTACTGGAGCAGCGACAGCGCCCTGCGCCTGCCGGACATGTTCCACTGCCAGCTTGAATTCCCGGTGCCCAGTGCCGAAAACGCCCACCTCGGCGTCCCCGCCCACGGCTGGACCATGTTTGCCGGCCTGGCCCACCCGCAGAGCCGTGGCCTCGTGACGTTGTCCGGCCCACGCGTGGACGACGCGCCGATCATCCAACCCAACACCCTCGCGCACCCAGACGACCTGCGTTGCGCCCTGGACAACCTGCGCTTCGTCCAAGAATTGGGTGCACAGCCCGCGTTCAAGGGCCTGGTCAAAGGTGAATGCCTGCCGGGCAAGCTCGACTCGCAGGCATTGGCACACTACGCCCGAAATGCCGCCGTGACTTATTGGCACCAATGCGGTACCGCCAAAATGGGCCGGGATTCGATGTCAGTGGTTAACAGCCGCCTGCAAGTCTACGGCGTGCAGGGCCTGCGAATTGCCGACGCCTCGATCATGCCGCACGTGACCAGCGGCAACACCATGGCGCCGTGCGTGGTGATCGGCGAGCGCGCGGTGGAGGAGATTCGGGCGCTGTATCAGCTGTGAGCCGCTGAGCCATGAGCCTGCGGCCGGATCATCCTCCCCAAAAAGACTGCCTAGCCCTTCAGCTCGCCCGCCCGATGACTCGCTGCGTCGTCGTAGGCCACATACAGCGACTCGGCGATCTGGCTCTTGATGGCTTTGCTGGCTTCCAGCCCGAGGACAAAACCCTCTGCCTTCCCGCCCGCTCGGTTGAGTTCTTCGTGGGTGGACGCGCCGGTGATGGCGTCGAGAAGCTTGGTGGCGTGAGGGCCGACGCCTTTCGGCAGGCTGATTTGGTCGATGGACATGGGCGATACCTTGCGAGAGAGAAATCGGTAGCGCGTGGAACCACTGCCGGGGAGGCATGGTAGACCGGATTGCACACAAAGGGGCTGGTTTTGGCGCTCGCCGCGCAACGGGCCTACACCCCATCATGAGGAGCGCTAACGCTGCGGTGAAATCAATTCAGTTTTGCTCATGTTGTTGCCTGCCTAGAATGCACCCTACTTCAAGACAAGTTATAGACCGCTGAACACGCACCTGAATACGTTCAGGTGCTATCGCGGCAATCAGGGTGTGGCATCACAATGAACAAAGAATTTGCATTTACGGTCAAGAGCGTTCGTTTCGACGAGCACTACCACCCCGCCGAAAATACGCGCATCACGACCAACTTTGCCAACTTGGCGAGGGGCGCGAGCCGTCAAGAAAACTTGCGCAACACGTTAAGGATGATTGACAACCGCTTCAATGCCTTGGCCCATTGGGATAACCCCAAAGGCGATCGCTACACGGTCGAGCTTGAAATCATTTCCGTGGAAATGGACATGGATACACAAAGCAGCGGCCATGCCATTCCTTTGATTGAGATATTGAAAACCAACATTGTTGATCGAAAAACCAACGAGCGCCTGGCAGGCATTGTCGGCAATAACTTTTCCTCTTACGTACGTGACTACGACTTCAGCGTGCGCTTGCTGGAGCACAACAAGGACCAACCCCACTTCAGCACACCCGCTGACTTCGGCGAGTTGCACGGGAAGTTGTTCAAGAGCTTCGTTAATTCAAGCACTTACAAAGAGCACTTCACCAAGCCGCCTGTCATCTGCCTGAGTGTGTCGAGTGCCAAGACCTACCATCGCACCGAAAACCTGCACCCTGTACTGGGCGTTGAATATCAGCAAGATGAATATTCCCTGACGGATGAATACTTCAACAAGATGGGGCTGAAGGTCCGCTATTTCATGCCTGCCAATAGCGTTGCGCCCCTGGCTTTTTATTTTTCCGGCGATTTGCTCAGCGACTACACCCCGCTTGAGCTGATCAGCACCATCAGCACCATGGACACCTTCCAGAAGATTTACCGCCCGGAGATCTACAACGCCAACTCTGCAGCCGGCAAATCCTTTCAGCCCAGTCTGCAACACCAGGACTATTCACTGACGCGGATTGTTTATGACCGCGAAGAGCGCAGCCGACTGGCCATTGAACAGGGCAAGTTTGTTGAAGAAAACTTCATCAAGCCCTACCAGTCGGTGCTGGAGCAATGGTCTGCCAACCACGCGCGTTGATTCATTTAAAAGACAAGGTCACCCGTAATGAAAAAGTTATTGCCTACTTCAACCGCCGGCAGCTTGCCTAAACCGTCCTGGCTGGCACAACCCGAGACGCTCTGGTCACCCTGGAAACTGCAAGAAAACGAGCTGGTCGAGGGCAAACAAGACGCCCTGCGTTTGTCACTGCAAGAACAGCAAAACGCGGGCATCGATATCGTCAGCGATGGTGAACAAACGCGCCAACACTTCGTCACCACCTTTATCGAGCACCTCGGCGGCGTTGATTTCGAGAAGCGCGAAACCGTCAGAATCCGTGACCGTTATGACGCGAGCGTGCCGACGGTGGTGGGTGCGGTCACGCGTCAAAAGCCAGTGTTTGTCGAAGACGCCAAGTTCCTGCGCCAGCAAACCACGCAACCCATCAAATGGGCGCTGCCAGGCCCCATGACCATGATCGATACGCTGTACGACAACCACTACAAAAGTCGCGAAAAACTGGCCTGGGAATTCGCCAAGATCCTCAATGAAGAAGCCAGGGAACTGGAAGCGGCGGGCGTCGATATCATCCAGTTCGACGAGCCAGCCTTTAACGTGTTCTTTGATGAGGTGAATGACTGGGGCGTTGCCACCCTGGAACGCGCAATTGAAGGCCTTAAATGTGAAACCGCGGTACATATCTGCTACGGCTATGGCATCAAGGCCAACACCGATTGGAAAAAGACACTCGGATCAGAGTGGCGCCAATACGAAGAGGCGTTTCCCAAGCTGCAAAAATCCAGCATCGATATCGTCTCGCTGGAGTGCCACAACTCCCATGTGCCCATGGAGCTCATCGAACTCATTCGCGGTAAAAAAGTGATGGTCGGTGCCATCGACGTGGCCAACCATGCCATCGAGACACCCGAGGAAGTCGCCAATACCCTGCGCAAAGCCCTGCAGTTCGTGGATGCTGACAAGCTATACCCGTGCACCAACTGCGGCATGGCGCCCCTGCCCCGTCAGGTTGCGAGAGGCAAGCTGAACGCGTTGAGTGCCGGCGCAGACATCATCCGCCGAGAACTGTCGAACTAGTGCCCACCATGCCACGTCACAGCCTGGCCATCGAGCCATTGAGCTTTCGCGAAGCGCTCGGGCACTACGCCTCCGGCATCACGGTGATCACGTCGCACATCGAGGGTGAGCCGATTGGTTTCACATGCCAGTCGTTCTACAGCGTGTCGATGAACCCACCGCTGGTGTCCTTCAGCGTCATGTCCAATTCCGCCAGTTATCCCAAAATCCGCCAGGCCGGTCGATTCGCCGTCAATATCCTCTCGGGTGAGCAGGTCAGGATCTCCAACCAGTTCGCGCGGCGTGGCACTGACAAGTGGCATGACGTCGACTGGCAGGCATCACCGCTGGGCAACCCGATCATCGACGGCAGCCTGCATTGGCTGGATTGCGACATTCACGCCGAACACGTCGCCGGTGATCACCTGATCGTGATTGGCGAAGTGAAAGCACTGAACCTGCAAGAGGCAACGGCGACGCAGCCGTTGCTGTATTTCAAAGGGCAATATTGCAAGATCGCCGCGCCTGACGCGCCCCCCTTTTAGCGTCATGGTGTGCGCTT carries:
- a CDS encoding DUF1852 domain-containing protein, coding for MNKEFAFTVKSVRFDEHYHPAENTRITTNFANLARGASRQENLRNTLRMIDNRFNALAHWDNPKGDRYTVELEIISVEMDMDTQSSGHAIPLIEILKTNIVDRKTNERLAGIVGNNFSSYVRDYDFSVRLLEHNKDQPHFSTPADFGELHGKLFKSFVNSSTYKEHFTKPPVICLSVSSAKTYHRTENLHPVLGVEYQQDEYSLTDEYFNKMGLKVRYFMPANSVAPLAFYFSGDLLSDYTPLELISTISTMDTFQKIYRPEIYNANSAAGKSFQPSLQHQDYSLTRIVYDREERSRLAIEQGKFVEENFIKPYQSVLEQWSANHAR
- a CDS encoding methionine synthase, with translation MKKLLPTSTAGSLPKPSWLAQPETLWSPWKLQENELVEGKQDALRLSLQEQQNAGIDIVSDGEQTRQHFVTTFIEHLGGVDFEKRETVRIRDRYDASVPTVVGAVTRQKPVFVEDAKFLRQQTTQPIKWALPGPMTMIDTLYDNHYKSREKLAWEFAKILNEEARELEAAGVDIIQFDEPAFNVFFDEVNDWGVATLERAIEGLKCETAVHICYGYGIKANTDWKKTLGSEWRQYEEAFPKLQKSSIDIVSLECHNSHVPMELIELIRGKKVMVGAIDVANHAIETPEEVANTLRKALQFVDADKLYPCTNCGMAPLPRQVARGKLNALSAGADIIRRELSN
- a CDS encoding flavin reductase family protein translates to MPRHSLAIEPLSFREALGHYASGITVITSHIEGEPIGFTCQSFYSVSMNPPLVSFSVMSNSASYPKIRQAGRFAVNILSGEQVRISNQFARRGTDKWHDVDWQASPLGNPIIDGSLHWLDCDIHAEHVAGDHLIVIGEVKALNLQEATATQPLLYFKGQYCKIAAPDAPPF